A window from Aquiluna borgnonia encodes these proteins:
- the tmk gene encoding dTMP kinase produces MFITFEGIDGVGKSTQLELLQSWLEESGREVVRTLEPGGTDLGQEIRHLLLHRKGDVSPRAEALLYAADRAHHVATRIRPALEAGKVVLSDRYFDSSVAYQGAARDLDVQEVLNISLWAVGNLVPDLTVLLDLDAEAAIARRSKTGVEPDRLEREKVDFFERARNQFLDLAAQPRFLVVDANLSVDAIQDLIRKRVAAMGLS; encoded by the coding sequence TTGTTTATTACTTTCGAGGGTATCGATGGGGTGGGCAAATCCACTCAGCTAGAACTGCTGCAATCTTGGCTTGAGGAATCTGGCCGAGAAGTGGTTCGCACCCTCGAACCTGGAGGCACCGATCTGGGCCAGGAAATTCGTCACCTGCTGCTGCACCGCAAGGGCGATGTCTCTCCCAGGGCAGAGGCCCTGCTGTATGCCGCCGATCGAGCCCATCACGTTGCCACCAGAATTCGCCCAGCACTGGAAGCCGGCAAAGTTGTTCTAAGCGATCGCTATTTTGATTCCTCCGTGGCCTACCAGGGCGCCGCTCGAGATCTTGATGTTCAGGAAGTCCTCAATATTTCCCTCTGGGCAGTTGGCAATCTCGTGCCGGACCTCACCGTCCTGTTGGACCTAGACGCTGAGGCTGCAATCGCTAGGCGATCAAAAACCGGCGTGGAACCTGATCGCCTGGAGCGTGAAAAAGTTGATTTCTTTGAGCGAGCTAGAAATCAGTTTCTCGACCTTGCTGCCCAACCAAGATTCCTCGTGGTGGATGCGAACCTGAGCGTGGATGCCATTCAAGATCTCATCCGGAAGCGGGTTGCTGCAATGGGGCTTTCTTGA